One segment of Pseudooceanicola aestuarii DNA contains the following:
- the flgH gene encoding flagellar basal body L-ring protein FlgH, with the protein MTRRAPALCLLIVPGLLSACGTPAFDRDPQVSRVGLDDATLREAQTVQVPMPPPEPARVPYRAERASLWERGSSGFFGDQRATDVGDILTILIEIDDEAQLSNASDRSRTGGSSVAFPKLFGYGSQIDKILPGVGPEDLPSDNIVDISSTTGSGGSGQIRRNESISLKVAALVVQELPNGNMVVAGRQEVKVNEELRELRVAGIIRPQDIQMNNTIPYDKIAEARITYGGRGGISRQQQRGYGEDLMDIILPY; encoded by the coding sequence ATGACCCGCCGCGCCCCTGCCTTGTGCCTGTTGATTGTTCCCGGCCTTCTGAGCGCCTGCGGAACCCCCGCCTTCGACCGCGATCCGCAGGTCAGCCGTGTCGGGCTGGACGATGCCACCCTGCGGGAGGCGCAGACGGTGCAGGTCCCGATGCCGCCGCCCGAACCGGCCCGCGTGCCCTATCGGGCAGAGCGTGCCTCGCTCTGGGAACGCGGCTCCAGCGGGTTCTTTGGCGACCAGCGGGCCACGGATGTCGGTGACATCCTGACCATCCTGATCGAGATCGACGACGAGGCGCAGCTGTCCAACGCCAGCGACCGCAGCCGCACGGGCGGCAGCTCTGTCGCCTTCCCGAAACTGTTCGGCTACGGCTCACAGATCGACAAGATCCTGCCCGGTGTCGGGCCGGAGGATCTGCCTTCGGACAATATCGTCGACATCTCCTCCACCACCGGCAGCGGCGGGTCCGGGCAGATCCGGCGCAACGAATCCATCTCCCTGAAAGTCGCGGCGCTGGTGGTGCAGGAATTGCCCAACGGCAACATGGTCGTCGCGGGCCGCCAGGAAGTGAAGGTCAACGAAGAGCTGCGCGAACTGCGCGTCGCGGGGATCATCCGGCCGCAGGATATCCAGATGAACAACACCATTCCCTATGACAAGATCGCCGAGGCACGGATCACCTATGGCGGACGCGGCGGCATCTCCCGGCAGCAGCAACGCGGCTACGGCGAAGACTTGATGGACATAATCCTGCCATATTGA
- the flgA gene encoding flagellar basal body P-ring formation chaperone FlgA has protein sequence MRRFLIPALMLVLAIAGPATAATPETLVEERARAEWGAQLPEGAEIRVRVNGRRPEDAVMFSDYWMDRKTGQFLANAVLENGQVQRIGGLVWASIAVPVTTRRLMPGEILRDADLDDLDLPLNRVGAYTVVDRTALVGMQVRRMLPQGRPVMQQSVIKPLVITRGDRIEIVFDDGQVRVSAPGRSLEDAHRGQELRIVNLVSNRSLVGMATEPGLVEIVR, from the coding sequence ATGCGCAGGTTCCTGATCCCGGCCCTGATGCTGGTCCTCGCCATTGCCGGACCCGCCACCGCCGCAACCCCCGAAACCCTGGTGGAGGAACGCGCCCGTGCCGAATGGGGCGCGCAGCTGCCCGAGGGGGCGGAAATCCGGGTGCGCGTCAACGGTCGGCGCCCGGAGGATGCGGTGATGTTCTCGGATTACTGGATGGACCGGAAGACCGGGCAGTTCCTGGCCAACGCGGTGCTGGAAAACGGTCAGGTGCAGCGCATCGGCGGGTTGGTCTGGGCCAGCATCGCAGTGCCCGTCACCACCCGCCGCCTGATGCCCGGAGAGATCCTGCGCGATGCCGATCTGGACGATCTGGACCTGCCGCTGAACCGCGTCGGCGCCTATACGGTGGTCGACCGCACCGCCCTGGTCGGGATGCAGGTGCGGCGCATGTTGCCGCAGGGCCGCCCGGTGATGCAGCAATCGGTGATCAAGCCGCTGGTGATCACGCGCGGCGACCGGATCGAGATCGTGTTTGACGACGGCCAGGTCCGCGTCTCTGCCCCCGGCCGGTCGCTGGAGGATGCCCATCGCGGTCAGGAACTGCGGATCGTGAACCTTGTCAGCAACCGCTCTCTCGTCGGCATGGCGACAGAGCCCGGCCTTGTGGAGATCGTCCGATGA
- the flgG gene encoding flagellar basal-body rod protein FlgG translates to MKALGIAATGMMAQQTNVDVISNNIANANTTGFKSSRASFTDLIYENMAREGALTAQEGTTRPTGIDVGMGVRTAGTVRLNTQGGLVQTENQLDLAVDGRGYFAVNLPEGGQAYTRDGSLRLSPEGQIVNEQGYEIDPGIVLPDNTTRVEVSETGIVSAYVEDEPIPVEVGQLTLSTFVNDAGMRPIGNNLLQSTVASGDPIAAVPGEPGVGILRQGYLESSNVNIISQITDLIVAQRAYEMNSKAIETADQMMSAANQIK, encoded by the coding sequence ATGAAGGCATTGGGCATCGCCGCCACCGGCATGATGGCGCAGCAAACGAATGTGGACGTGATTTCCAACAACATCGCGAATGCCAACACCACCGGGTTCAAATCCAGCCGCGCATCCTTTACCGACCTGATCTACGAGAATATGGCGCGGGAGGGCGCCCTGACCGCGCAGGAGGGCACCACCCGCCCCACCGGCATCGATGTCGGCATGGGCGTGCGCACGGCGGGCACCGTGCGGCTGAACACCCAGGGCGGGCTGGTGCAGACGGAAAACCAGCTGGACCTGGCGGTCGACGGGCGTGGCTACTTTGCCGTCAACCTGCCGGAGGGTGGCCAGGCCTACACCCGCGACGGGTCGCTGCGCCTGTCGCCGGAGGGGCAGATCGTCAACGAACAGGGCTACGAGATCGACCCCGGCATCGTCCTGCCCGACAATACCACACGGGTAGAAGTCAGCGAGACCGGCATCGTCTCTGCCTACGTGGAGGACGAGCCGATCCCGGTGGAGGTCGGGCAACTGACCCTGTCGACCTTTGTCAACGATGCCGGGATGCGGCCTATCGGCAACAACCTGCTCCAGTCCACCGTGGCCTCGGGCGATCCCATCGCCGCCGTACCGGGAGAACCGGGGGTGGGCATCCTGCGCCAGGGCTATCTGGAAAGCTCGAACGTCAACATCATCAGCCAGATCACCGACCTGATCGTCGCGCAGCGCGCCTACGAGATGAACTCCAAGGCGATCGAGACGGCGGATCAGATGATGTCCGCCGCCAACCAGATCAAGTGA
- a CDS encoding flagellar hook basal-body protein has translation MDNSAYVSLSLLTALERQLDVTANNLANVNSSGFKAERVLFESYLQPESGTAEDGGTNYVLDRGSYVDRRQGALVRTDNPLDVALNGTGWFGYRTAEGQTAYGRDGGFVLDAQGRLVTQSGAQVLDAAGGPIALPPDIGGTLTISADGTISSPGAGVLAQLGAFDLPQIQSFERIGGGLLVPPADQDAAALPDAETQFIQGSIESSNVEAITEVTRLVATQQAYQRAVNLMSSEDDLRKDMLSRIGRPSF, from the coding sequence ATGGATAATTCCGCCTACGTCTCTCTGTCATTGCTCACGGCGCTGGAACGGCAGCTGGATGTCACGGCCAACAACCTGGCCAATGTCAATTCCAGCGGTTTCAAGGCCGAGCGGGTACTGTTCGAAAGCTACCTGCAACCCGAATCCGGCACGGCCGAGGATGGCGGCACCAATTACGTGCTGGATCGCGGCTCTTATGTCGATCGCCGGCAGGGGGCGCTGGTGCGCACCGACAACCCGTTGGACGTGGCGCTGAACGGCACCGGCTGGTTCGGCTATCGCACCGCCGAGGGGCAGACCGCCTATGGCCGCGACGGCGGCTTTGTGCTGGACGCGCAGGGGCGGCTGGTCACGCAAAGCGGCGCGCAGGTGCTGGACGCGGCCGGGGGTCCCATCGCCCTGCCCCCCGATATTGGCGGCACACTGACCATTTCGGCGGATGGCACCATCTCCAGCCCGGGCGCGGGGGTGCTGGCGCAGCTGGGTGCCTTTGACCTGCCGCAGATCCAGAGCTTTGAGCGGATCGGCGGCGGCCTGCTGGTGCCGCCGGCGGATCAGGACGCCGCGGCCCTGCCCGACGCCGAGACCCAGTTCATCCAAGGCAGCATCGAATCCAGCAATGTCGAGGCGATCACCGAGGTGACGCGCCTTGTCGCGACGCAGCAGGCGTATCAACGGGCGGTGAACCTGATGTCGTCCGAAGACGACCTGAGAAAAGACATGCTGAGCCGTATCGGACGGCCCAGCTTCTGA
- a CDS encoding tetratricopeptide repeat protein, translated as MTPAVDLRPQGPERIRPGVFSPDPPELYLFQSVRPPFLEERRKLIARLRVPGQGVAAQARAVTDLAELHLAHAMAPEGLSLLASLQGADLPPAHRLRAAALELALGLVDRRDRPLTDRAAALLGPAHVGWADQPLFLALWHLRHGEIDQAAPILPDAVQRLARFPRAVQARFLPELLECAVTSRQWRLARDLAAAFDSYPALRDGTAYHLLLGRVAEQNGDLLGAFDSYARAMDGRDLWAHRARRAMVDLGLRSETLPVAEAITLYTQESRMWRGDGQERQVLDALATLQMIDGRTVEALETYGRLIATHPGTAQSRAATQKAHRLMEVLYADGAAGRMPLGAFMAAHRRAERIFRFDPVFSRMGEVFADTFLAAGATGVAAREYSVLTDYLIVTQDLGLDPSPPERMAGLKLKEAQALLNGGRFAELGQLLASGITTDSPGLHRQHQTLAARYFEETGQRPDILTDVADAPLPVQRVRARSLFEQADWAAARDAYVVLWDQQGVAMAPQDAIKLLLAAYRSGDLALTARTATAFPDVTDLPGWAEIAQGLTTQAPDLWPLSEDLARARMDNARQALDRLPDAAARP; from the coding sequence ATGACCCCTGCCGTCGATCTGCGCCCTCAGGGGCCCGAGCGGATCCGACCCGGCGTCTTCAGCCCCGACCCGCCTGAACTGTATCTGTTCCAATCCGTCCGTCCGCCTTTTCTGGAAGAGCGGCGCAAGCTGATCGCCCGGCTGCGCGTGCCGGGGCAGGGGGTCGCGGCGCAGGCCCGCGCCGTCACCGATCTGGCGGAGCTGCACCTGGCCCATGCCATGGCGCCGGAGGGGCTGTCGTTGCTGGCCTCCTTGCAGGGGGCCGACCTGCCGCCGGCGCATCGCCTGCGCGCCGCCGCGCTGGAACTGGCTCTGGGGCTGGTGGATCGTCGAGACCGACCGCTGACCGACCGCGCCGCCGCGCTGCTGGGTCCGGCCCATGTGGGTTGGGCGGATCAGCCGCTGTTTCTGGCGCTGTGGCACCTGCGGCATGGGGAGATCGACCAGGCCGCGCCGATCCTGCCCGACGCGGTCCAGCGGTTGGCGCGGTTCCCGCGCGCGGTGCAGGCGCGGTTCCTGCCGGAGCTGCTGGAATGCGCTGTGACCAGCCGGCAATGGCGGCTGGCCCGCGACTTGGCCGCGGCCTTTGACAGCTATCCGGCCCTGCGTGACGGCACCGCCTATCACCTGCTGCTGGGTCGCGTGGCAGAGCAGAACGGCGATCTGCTGGGCGCTTTCGACAGCTATGCCCGCGCGATGGACGGGCGCGACCTGTGGGCGCATCGGGCGCGGCGCGCGATGGTGGACCTTGGCCTGCGCAGCGAAACCCTGCCGGTGGCAGAGGCGATCACACTCTATACGCAGGAATCGCGGATGTGGCGCGGCGACGGGCAGGAGCGGCAGGTGCTGGATGCCCTTGCCACGCTGCAAATGATCGACGGGCGTACGGTGGAGGCGCTGGAAACCTACGGTCGGCTGATCGCCACCCATCCCGGCACCGCGCAGAGCCGCGCCGCCACGCAAAAAGCGCATCGTTTGATGGAGGTTCTCTATGCCGACGGCGCGGCCGGGCGGATGCCGCTGGGGGCGTTCATGGCCGCGCATCGCCGGGCGGAACGGATCTTTCGCTTTGATCCTGTCTTTTCCCGCATGGGAGAGGTTTTTGCCGATACGTTTCTTGCCGCCGGGGCGACGGGGGTCGCGGCGCGGGAATATTCGGTGCTGACCGATTACCTGATCGTGACGCAGGACCTGGGGCTGGACCCCTCACCGCCCGAGCGGATGGCGGGGCTGAAGCTGAAGGAGGCGCAGGCCTTGCTGAACGGCGGGCGCTTTGCCGAATTGGGGCAGCTGCTGGCCAGCGGGATCACCACCGACAGTCCCGGCCTGCATCGCCAACACCAGACCCTGGCCGCGCGCTATTTCGAGGAAACGGGCCAGCGCCCCGATATCCTGACCGACGTCGCCGACGCGCCCCTGCCGGTGCAGCGGGTCCGCGCGCGGTCGCTGTTCGAACAGGCGGATTGGGCGGCGGCGCGCGACGCCTATGTCGTGCTGTGGGATCAGCAGGGCGTCGCGATGGCCCCGCAGGACGCGATCAAGCTGTTGCTGGCCGCCTATCGCAGCGGCGACCTGGCGCTGACCGCGCGCACCGCCACGGCCTTTCCCGACGTGACGGACCTGCCCGGCTGGGCGGAGATCGCGCAGGGGCTGACCACGCAGGCGCCCGACCTCTGGCCGCTAAGCGAGGACCTCGCCCGGGCCCGGATGGACAACGCCCGCCAGGCCCTGGATCGCCTGCCTGATGCCGCCGCTCGGCCCTGA
- a CDS encoding flagellar hook protein FlgE, translating into MSISNAMASGVSGLLANSTAVERISYNIANADTAGYRRSFAQMVTSGAVAAGASSTGVTTNIAHANSDDGSFQSTSTVSNLSIGGNGFFVVNRNISENSTSPNLMTRVGSFEPDDNGFLRNAAGYYLLGFEYDSNGSLGAVDRSSFEDLVPINVSNRTISGSATSEVTMTGNLPSQETGLATPGDPFVSSLEYYSPLGEANRLSFSWQPTANANEWEVTVSDATTDYGTMTMSFHDSGALAGAPATYGAGTSLATAPAAFVFDPATGMMELTIDNGTTPQVVQIALGEPDSFDGLTQFAGDFTPLNADVDGAQSGALTRVEFDEFGDVWGIFDNGTRQTLYSIPLGTVSNPNGLATSDNSVFGLSADSGDLYLARPGTGDAGVINSGGVESSNVDIAEELTSLIQRQRAYSSNAKIITTADEMLDETLRLKR; encoded by the coding sequence ATGAGCATTTCCAACGCGATGGCATCGGGCGTCAGCGGCCTGCTGGCGAATTCCACGGCGGTTGAACGGATTTCCTACAATATCGCCAACGCGGATACCGCGGGCTATCGCCGCAGCTTTGCGCAGATGGTGACGTCGGGCGCGGTGGCGGCGGGGGCGTCCTCTACCGGGGTGACGACGAACATCGCCCATGCCAACAGCGACGACGGCAGTTTCCAGTCCACGTCGACGGTCTCGAACCTGTCCATCGGCGGCAACGGGTTCTTTGTCGTGAACCGCAACATCAGCGAGAATTCGACCTCTCCCAACCTGATGACGCGGGTCGGCAGCTTCGAGCCTGACGACAACGGCTTCCTGCGCAACGCGGCCGGATATTACCTGCTGGGCTTTGAATACGACAGCAACGGATCGCTGGGCGCGGTGGACCGGTCCAGCTTCGAGGATCTGGTGCCGATCAACGTGTCCAACCGCACGATCAGCGGCAGCGCCACATCCGAGGTGACGATGACGGGCAATCTGCCCTCGCAGGAGACGGGGTTGGCGACGCCGGGCGATCCGTTCGTCTCCTCGCTGGAATATTATTCGCCTCTGGGAGAGGCGAACCGCCTGTCCTTCTCCTGGCAACCGACCGCCAATGCCAATGAATGGGAGGTCACGGTCTCTGACGCGACCACCGATTACGGCACCATGACCATGTCCTTCCACGACAGCGGCGCGCTGGCCGGTGCGCCGGCGACCTATGGCGCGGGCACCAGCCTGGCCACCGCCCCCGCGGCCTTTGTCTTTGATCCGGCGACGGGCATGATGGAACTGACGATCGACAACGGCACCACGCCGCAGGTCGTGCAGATCGCCCTGGGGGAGCCGGACAGCTTTGACGGGCTGACCCAGTTCGCCGGCGATTTCACCCCGTTGAACGCCGATGTGGACGGCGCCCAGAGCGGCGCGCTGACCCGCGTGGAATTCGACGAGTTCGGCGATGTCTGGGGGATCTTCGACAACGGCACCCGTCAGACGCTGTATTCCATCCCGCTGGGCACGGTGTCGAACCCCAACGGCCTGGCCACCAGCGACAATTCCGTCTTTGGCCTGTCCGCCGATTCCGGCGATCTTTACCTTGCGCGGCCCGGCACGGGCGATGCGGGGGTGATCAATTCCGGCGGCGTCGAAAGCTCCAACGTCGATATTGCCGAGGAGCTGACCAGCCTGATCCAGCGGCAGCGGGCCTATTCTTCCAACGCCAAGATCATCACCACCGCCGACGAGATGCTGGACGAGACGCTGCGCCTGAAGCGCTGA
- the flgK gene encoding flagellar hook-associated protein FlgK — protein sequence MSLTSAMNAARSGLDYTSRWAQTSASNIANANNEGYARRGISVVTTEMGEPRVSETWRAVDASMDRLYRTEVARAARQDSVASGLQMYATVLGDPGAEDSIMGRFTELGTALSLLSVSPGDAALQQGVVTNAELLAGSLNRANSALGEARHSANLAIQTDLDSANATLSQLAELNRRIGLEPEQSDFRLSLEDQMSQALDALAPLMDFTVQTDGSGRMTLFASGGAPLLEGSDPQLLRFDAGSGTLMAGTRDITPGAEGARGISEGSLTGGIELFNTVLPQMQDQLDQIAAGLITGFETADASLAAGEAGLFTDAGSALAVLHGTGLAGRIAVNAALVPEQGGAVWRIRDGLSATTAGASGDSTQVLAFAQMLDGDMSFDPSAGLTDTAALGDYIALMTASQQDTRARAETARDSFAAGADTIQATRMGFMGVNIDDELQQLLAIEQAYGANSRVLSVASEMIDTLLAAF from the coding sequence ATGAGCCTGACCTCTGCCATGAACGCCGCCCGCAGCGGGCTGGATTACACCAGCCGCTGGGCGCAGACCAGCGCGTCCAACATCGCCAATGCCAACAACGAGGGCTATGCCCGCCGGGGCATCAGCGTGGTGACCACGGAAATGGGAGAGCCGCGCGTCTCGGAGACGTGGCGCGCGGTCGATGCCTCCATGGATCGACTCTACCGGACAGAGGTGGCGCGGGCCGCGCGGCAGGACAGCGTTGCGTCGGGGTTGCAGATGTATGCCACCGTCCTGGGCGATCCCGGTGCCGAAGACAGCATCATGGGCCGGTTCACCGAACTGGGCACCGCTCTGTCGCTGCTGTCCGTCTCGCCGGGGGATGCGGCGTTGCAACAGGGTGTGGTGACCAATGCCGAATTGCTGGCCGGGTCGCTGAACCGGGCCAATTCCGCCCTGGGCGAAGCCCGGCACTCCGCGAACCTTGCCATCCAGACCGATCTGGACAGCGCCAATGCCACCCTGTCGCAGCTGGCCGAACTGAACCGCCGCATCGGCCTTGAACCGGAGCAGAGCGATTTCCGCCTCTCGCTCGAAGACCAGATGAGCCAGGCGTTGGACGCGCTGGCGCCGCTGATGGATTTCACCGTTCAGACCGATGGCAGTGGCCGGATGACCCTGTTTGCCAGCGGCGGAGCGCCGTTGCTGGAGGGGTCCGACCCGCAGCTGCTGCGGTTCGATGCCGGCAGCGGCACGCTGATGGCCGGCACGCGCGACATCACACCCGGCGCCGAGGGCGCGCGCGGGATTTCCGAAGGCTCTCTGACCGGCGGGATCGAATTGTTCAACACCGTGTTGCCGCAGATGCAGGACCAGCTGGACCAGATCGCCGCCGGGCTGATCACCGGGTTCGAGACGGCGGATGCCAGCCTGGCCGCGGGAGAGGCAGGGCTGTTCACCGATGCCGGGTCCGCCCTGGCCGTGCTCCATGGCACCGGCCTGGCGGGCCGCATCGCGGTCAATGCCGCGCTGGTGCCCGAGCAGGGTGGCGCGGTCTGGCGCATTCGCGACGGGCTGTCCGCCACCACCGCCGGCGCGTCGGGCGACAGTACGCAGGTTCTGGCCTTCGCGCAGATGCTGGATGGCGACATGTCCTTTGATCCGTCCGCCGGGCTGACCGATACCGCCGCGCTTGGCGATTACATCGCCCTGATGACCGCCAGCCAGCAGGACACCCGCGCCCGCGCCGAAACCGCGCGCGACAGTTTCGCCGCAGGGGCCGATACGATCCAGGCCACGCGGATGGGGTTCATGGGTGTGAACATCGACGACGAGTTGCAGCAGCTTCTGGCGATCGAACAGGCCTATGGCGCCAATTCGCGGGTGTTGTCCGTCGCCTCCGAGATGATCGACACCCTTTTGGCCGCGTTCTGA
- a CDS encoding flagellin yields MISLTRSYSSLFSSYQRRQTISDLTQQMNAAQHEVSTGMKSDVYKSLGMGAAETLSLRASMAREAAQIDANALLNNRLETTAGALGSIRDSVAEVLELGLANRSAPLGTAAGLQEAARAALESVIAQANGSHAGMPLFAGAEGTSRALQPWNTANPDTGLAPADVLAGILSGGLASGADASARVAEIAAVFDGTATDPATDFEATFYNGSTGATPRLQALVGDDTVLSYGVQANDDAFRDVIRGLSMLASTDAATISDPTAYDTWVGAAVDALSAGTQGLLSAETALGSQMALIEDANQRFADRIDLYNLRILDLEGVDEYEAATRLSNLGTQLQASYAVSAQLSQLSFLNFMP; encoded by the coding sequence GTGATTTCCCTGACCCGCAGCTATTCGTCGCTATTCAGTTCGTACCAGCGCCGGCAGACGATTTCCGACCTGACGCAGCAGATGAACGCGGCGCAGCACGAAGTCTCCACCGGGATGAAATCCGATGTCTACAAGTCGCTGGGGATGGGCGCGGCCGAAACACTGAGCCTGCGCGCCAGCATGGCCCGCGAAGCGGCGCAGATCGACGCGAACGCGCTGCTGAACAATCGGCTGGAGACGACGGCCGGCGCGCTTGGTTCCATCCGCGACAGCGTGGCGGAGGTGCTGGAGCTGGGGCTGGCCAACCGCTCCGCGCCCCTGGGCACCGCCGCCGGATTGCAGGAGGCCGCGCGGGCCGCATTGGAATCGGTGATCGCCCAGGCCAACGGATCCCATGCCGGCATGCCCCTGTTCGCCGGGGCCGAAGGGACATCCCGGGCGCTACAGCCGTGGAACACCGCCAATCCCGACACCGGGCTGGCGCCGGCTGACGTGCTGGCGGGGATCCTGTCCGGCGGGCTGGCCAGCGGCGCGGATGCCAGCGCGCGCGTGGCGGAAATCGCGGCGGTCTTCGACGGTACCGCGACCGATCCCGCCACCGATTTCGAGGCGACGTTCTACAATGGCAGCACCGGCGCGACGCCACGCCTGCAGGCGCTGGTGGGCGATGATACGGTGCTGAGCTACGGGGTTCAGGCCAATGACGATGCGTTCCGCGACGTGATCCGGGGTCTGTCGATGCTGGCTTCGACCGATGCGGCCACGATTTCCGACCCGACCGCCTATGACACCTGGGTCGGTGCCGCCGTCGATGCGCTGAGCGCCGGGACACAGGGCCTGTTGTCCGCCGAGACGGCCCTGGGCAGCCAGATGGCCCTGATCGAGGATGCGAACCAGCGCTTTGCCGACCGGATCGATCTGTACAACCTGCGGATCCTGGATCTGGAGGGGGTGGACGAATACGAAGCGGCGACCCGGCTGTCCAACCTGGGTACCCAGTTGCAGGCCAGCTATGCCGTCTCAGCCCAGCTGTCGCAGCTGAGCTTCCTGAATTTCATGCCGTGA
- a CDS encoding response regulator transcription factor: protein MYIYLYETRSASLQGLLADLDAAQWQVVRVGDDFFDRQLDLIDGGGTDRPILLPQAPDLVSRILRLRQTGCTNPILVLRRARDPEASAAVLDAGADDDLVGPLTGVELRARVNAITRRFHGHASGSVRIGEVTAYFDGRDPDVAGQQLKLSQRELAIFQQIALAAPQIVSKASIYDAVYGMVETQPFDKVIDVYICRIRKKIEEMTHTGDPHIQTIRGRGYRLTPEVAETSAPSHLRAVSASRHEIQEAQLRQLG, encoded by the coding sequence TTGTACATCTACCTGTACGAGACACGATCGGCATCTTTGCAAGGTCTGCTTGCGGATCTCGACGCCGCGCAATGGCAGGTTGTCCGGGTCGGGGATGATTTCTTCGACCGGCAGCTGGATCTGATCGACGGCGGCGGGACAGACCGTCCGATCCTGTTGCCGCAGGCCCCCGACCTGGTGTCCCGGATCCTGCGGCTGCGCCAGACCGGCTGCACCAATCCGATCCTGGTGCTGCGCCGCGCCCGCGATCCCGAAGCCTCTGCCGCCGTGCTGGATGCGGGCGCGGATGACGACCTGGTCGGCCCGCTGACGGGGGTGGAGCTGCGCGCCCGCGTCAACGCCATCACCCGGCGGTTCCACGGCCATGCCTCCGGTTCCGTCCGGATTGGCGAGGTTACCGCCTATTTCGACGGGCGCGACCCGGATGTCGCCGGTCAGCAACTGAAGCTGTCGCAGCGCGAGCTGGCGATTTTCCAGCAGATCGCCCTGGCCGCGCCGCAGATCGTGTCAAAGGCGTCGATCTACGATGCGGTCTACGGCATGGTGGAGACGCAGCCTTTCGACAAGGTGATCGACGTCTACATCTGCCGCATCCGCAAGAAGATCGAGGAAATGACCCATACCGGAGATCCGCATATCCAGACGATCCGCGGCCGTGGCTACCGGCTGACCCCCGAGGTCGCGGAGACCTCCGCCCCCTCGCATCTGCGCGCGGTCAGTGCCTCACGGCATGAAATTCAGGAAGCTCAGCTGCGACAGCTGGGCTGA